The Francisella salimarina genome has a segment encoding these proteins:
- the sdhD gene encoding succinate dehydrogenase, hydrophobic membrane anchor protein, whose translation MGVLLMAVISLTSSGIKDFFVQRVTAVIIAAYFGYLIVEALCLSYSGTLNYDSWRGLFTDGMFFRVATLMAYLAMFFHAWVGIWIICGDYIKCAWASALVMLSFVLVYVFCFFWLFAVLFFY comes from the coding sequence ATGGGGGTGCTACTTATGGCTGTAATTTCATTAACTTCATCGGGTATTAAAGACTTTTTTGTACAAAGAGTTACTGCAGTAATTATTGCGGCTTATTTTGGTTATCTTATCGTTGAGGCTTTATGTTTGTCCTACTCAGGAACTCTTAATTACGATAGCTGGAGAGGTTTGTTTACTGATGGTATGTTCTTCAGAGTTGCTACATTGATGGCTTATTTGGCAATGTTTTTTCATGCTTGGGTAGGTATTTGGATTATCTGTGGTGACTATATTAAGTGTGCTTGGGCATCAGCTCTTGTTATGCTGAGTTTTGTTTTAGTTTATGTATTCTGCTTTTTTTGGTTGTTTGCAGTTTTATTTTTTTACTAA
- the sdhC gene encoding succinate dehydrogenase, cytochrome b556 subunit, producing MKRITNVDLMSIKSYKFPITAISSILHRISGVVLIFAIPLAVVGMNYTLAGPDGYQQTVAILTKGWCSVFFWLFLSSITYHVYAGVRHMIMDLGFGESMKVAKFTSLLVIVLGVLSAILWGCYLWL from the coding sequence ATGAAAAGAATTACAAATGTTGATTTAATGTCAATTAAATCTTATAAGTTTCCTATCACCGCCATTAGTTCTATACTACACCGTATCTCTGGTGTGGTGTTGATTTTTGCAATCCCTTTGGCAGTGGTTGGTATGAACTATACTCTAGCGGGTCCTGATGGCTACCAGCAAACAGTTGCTATATTAACCAAAGGTTGGTGTAGCGTGTTTTTTTGGCTTTTTTTGTCATCTATTACATATCATGTTTACGCAGGTGTTAGACACATGATCATGGATTTGGGCTTTGGTGAAAGTATGAAGGTTGCTAAATTTACTTCGCTATTAGTTATTGTATTAGGTGTTTTATCGGCTATTTTATGGGGGTGCTACTTATGGCTGTAA
- a CDS encoding citrate synthase gives MSKYATLKYAEKNIEIELPVYTPSLGNDCIDVSSLVKHGVFTYDPGFMSTAACESTITYIDGGKGVLLHRGYPIEEWTQKSNYRSLCYALIYGELGNDTQINDFRSEIISKMPVCEHVKAAISSMPQHTHPMSGLIAGVNVLAAEHIHNGQIEAQDDVAKNIVAKIATIAAMAYRHNQGKKFLEPKKEYGYAENFIYMMFGEDENFKPDELHVKAMDTIFMLHADHEQNASTSTVRLSGSTGNSPYAAIIAGITALWGPAHGGANEAVLKMLSKIGSVDNIDKFIEKAKDKNDPFRLMGFGHRVYKNTDPRATAMKANCEEILAKLGNSDNPLLAIAKKLEEIALQDSYFIDRKLFPNVDFYSGIILKAMGIPESMFTAIFALARTSGWISQWIEMVNDPAQKIGRPRQLYTGATSRDL, from the coding sequence ATGAGTAAATATGCAACTCTTAAGTATGCAGAAAAAAATATTGAAATAGAATTACCAGTCTACACTCCTAGCCTTGGTAATGACTGCATCGATGTATCATCTCTGGTAAAGCATGGTGTCTTTACTTACGATCCTGGATTTATGTCAACTGCTGCGTGTGAGTCTACAATCACATATATCGACGGTGGCAAAGGTGTTCTTCTTCACAGGGGCTATCCAATAGAAGAATGGACACAAAAATCAAACTACAGAAGTCTTTGCTATGCTTTAATATATGGAGAGCTTGGCAATGATACTCAAATCAACGATTTTAGAAGCGAAATCATTTCAAAAATGCCAGTATGTGAGCATGTCAAAGCTGCTATATCGTCTATGCCACAGCATACACACCCAATGTCTGGGTTAATTGCTGGTGTTAATGTATTAGCTGCTGAGCATATACACAATGGTCAAATAGAAGCTCAAGATGATGTTGCTAAAAATATTGTTGCTAAAATTGCTACTATTGCAGCAATGGCTTACAGACATAACCAAGGCAAAAAGTTCTTAGAACCTAAGAAAGAGTATGGCTACGCAGAAAACTTTATCTATATGATGTTTGGTGAAGATGAAAACTTTAAACCTGACGAGCTACATGTTAAGGCTATGGATACTATCTTCATGCTTCATGCTGATCATGAACAAAACGCTTCAACATCAACCGTTAGACTTTCTGGTTCCACTGGTAACTCTCCTTATGCTGCTATCATTGCTGGTATTACTGCTCTATGGGGTCCTGCTCATGGCGGTGCTAATGAAGCTGTATTAAAGATGCTATCAAAAATTGGTAGCGTTGATAATATCGACAAATTCATCGAGAAAGCGAAAGATAAAAATGATCCATTTAGACTAATGGGCTTCGGGCATAGAGTATACAAAAACACTGATCCGAGAGCCACAGCTATGAAAGCTAACTGCGAAGAAATTCTAGCTAAGCTAGGTAACAGTGACAACCCGCTTCTTGCCATAGCTAAAAAATTAGAAGAAATTGCCCTACAAGATAGCTATTTTATCGATAGAAAACTTTTCCCGAATGTAGATTTCTACTCAGGAATTATCTTAAAAGCTATGGGTATCCCAGAAAGCATGTTTACAGCGATATTTGCTCTTGCAAGAACTTCTGGCTGGATATCTCAATGGATCGAAATGGTTAATGATCCTGCACAAAAAATTGGGCGTCCAAGACAGTTATACACTGGTGCAACTAGTAGAGATCTTTAA
- a CDS encoding AmpG family muropeptide MFS transporter translates to MNSSPTFGEKLVAPFKQPKMLTMLILGYASGLPLMLTASSLLLWYRDSGINIQNISFLTLIAIPYTFKYLWAPFLDKINILNIGRRKGWILTTQVTLIILIALMSQLSPANQPLLIAFIGFMICFTSATQDIAINAYQTEVLNEREKALGNAIAVMGYRIAMLVTGSLVLIFADYYSGGAEPIKICAPKLTEYYGASTLFTNIDIVSTQNLISNGWSLALVTILAFFIICPLYCIFLRESASTIAPKNFKEAFTEPFIEFFKRQGIKTAIIILLIIIGYKLADAIAFSLNTVFFADLGFDKTTIAVSYKAFSLAATLIGLITGGLIANKIGIFKSFLFFSIIMASANLMYVLLAIVGKNYYLMVSSVAVEYFCGAMGTAILVAMIMSLVNIKFSATQFAVLSSIDSLGRVLVGPFAGYVQSHYNWEGLFIASFIIGILISTIIYIFRNRIKLMANIE, encoded by the coding sequence ATGAATAGCTCTCCAACATTTGGTGAAAAGTTAGTCGCACCATTTAAACAGCCTAAAATGCTTACAATGCTAATCCTTGGCTATGCATCAGGATTACCTTTGATGCTTACAGCATCATCATTACTACTTTGGTATCGAGATAGCGGCATCAACATTCAAAATATAAGCTTTCTAACACTAATAGCTATACCATATACTTTCAAATATTTATGGGCCCCATTTCTTGATAAAATCAATATCTTAAACATAGGTAGGCGCAAAGGATGGATACTTACAACACAAGTAACTCTAATAATACTGATCGCGCTCATGAGTCAATTATCCCCTGCAAATCAACCTCTTTTGATTGCATTCATTGGCTTTATGATATGCTTTACATCTGCGACACAAGATATTGCTATCAACGCATACCAAACAGAAGTCCTAAACGAAAGAGAGAAGGCTTTAGGTAACGCTATAGCAGTGATGGGTTACCGCATCGCCATGCTTGTTACAGGCTCATTAGTGTTAATATTTGCTGACTACTATAGTGGAGGTGCCGAGCCTATAAAAATATGCGCCCCAAAACTTACCGAATACTACGGTGCAAGTACCTTATTTACCAATATTGATATAGTTTCAACTCAGAACCTTATATCCAATGGCTGGAGCTTAGCTTTAGTAACAATACTTGCATTTTTTATAATTTGCCCACTATATTGCATATTCTTAAGAGAATCCGCATCAACTATTGCTCCAAAAAATTTTAAAGAAGCCTTTACAGAACCCTTTATCGAATTCTTTAAACGACAAGGAATTAAAACAGCAATCATAATACTGTTAATAATAATTGGTTATAAGCTTGCAGATGCGATTGCGTTCTCACTCAATACGGTCTTTTTCGCCGACTTAGGCTTTGATAAAACCACGATAGCTGTTTCATACAAAGCCTTCTCATTAGCAGCCACACTAATAGGACTTATTACTGGTGGATTAATCGCTAACAAGATAGGAATTTTTAAAAGTTTTCTTTTCTTTAGCATTATTATGGCGTCAGCAAATCTAATGTACGTACTACTCGCAATCGTTGGTAAGAACTACTACTTAATGGTAAGCTCTGTTGCTGTCGAATACTTTTGTGGAGCAATGGGCACAGCAATACTTGTTGCAATGATAATGAGCCTTGTAAATATAAAGTTTTCAGCAACCCAATTTGCCGTACTTAGTTCGATTGACTCACTAGGAAGAGTTCTTGTAGGACCATTTGCCGGATATGTTCAAAGCCACTATAACTGGGAAGGACTCTTCATTGCTAGTTTCATAATCGGCATACTAATATCTACAATCATTTATATCTTCAGAAACAGAATCAAATTAATGGCAAATATTGAATAG
- a CDS encoding superoxide dismutase yields MKFELPKLPYALDALEPTISKETIEYHYGKHHQTYVTNLNNLVEGTEHTGKNLEEIVKTSSGGIFNNAAQVYNHTFYWNCLTPNKTEASSQLKAAIIETFGSIDGFKEQFSKAAVTTFGSGWAWLVKNTDGKLEIVTTSNAGCPLTESKKPLLTFDVWEHAYYIDYRNARPKYVESLWDIVNWEFVSEQFAK; encoded by the coding sequence ATGAAATTTGAATTACCAAAACTACCTTATGCATTAGATGCACTAGAGCCTACTATTTCAAAAGAAACGATTGAGTATCACTACGGTAAGCATCATCAAACGTACGTGACAAACCTAAACAATTTGGTTGAAGGTACAGAACATACTGGTAAAAATTTGGAAGAAATAGTAAAAACTTCTTCCGGTGGTATATTTAATAATGCTGCTCAAGTATATAATCACACATTTTACTGGAACTGTCTAACACCTAATAAGACTGAGGCATCTAGTCAATTGAAAGCAGCTATAATTGAGACTTTTGGGTCAATAGATGGTTTTAAAGAGCAGTTTTCAAAAGCTGCAGTGACTACATTTGGATCTGGTTGGGCATGGCTAGTTAAAAATACTGATGGTAAACTTGAAATTGTGACTACTAGTAATGCAGGTTGTCCTCTAACAGAGAGTAAAAAGCCATTACTAACATTTGATGTTTGGGAGCATGCATACTATATCGATTACCGCAATGCTAGACCTAAGTATGTTGAGTCTCTGTGGGATATTGTAAATTGGGAGTTTGTTTCTGAGCAGTTTGCAAAATAG
- the grxD gene encoding Grx4 family monothiol glutaredoxin yields MYTPEEQKVVDRIEKQLKENDIILYMKGSPNLPQCGFSAHAATAVRSCGKPFAFVNILENPDIRAILPKYADWPTFPQLWVKGELVGGCDIIMEMNESGELKELIESI; encoded by the coding sequence ATGTATACACCTGAAGAGCAAAAAGTTGTTGATAGAATAGAAAAACAACTTAAAGAAAATGACATTATACTATACATGAAAGGCTCTCCAAACCTTCCTCAATGCGGCTTCTCTGCTCATGCTGCCACAGCTGTTAGATCATGCGGAAAACCATTCGCTTTTGTCAATATCTTAGAAAACCCTGACATCAGAGCTATTCTACCAAAATATGCAGACTGGCCAACCTTTCCTCAACTATGGGTAAAAGGTGAATTAGTGGGTGGATGCGACATAATCATGGAAATGAATGAATCTGGCGAATTAAAAGAGCTTATAGAATCAATCTAA
- a CDS encoding glycosyl hydrolase family 18 protein, with protein sequence MKRFFTLVVFCFLTIPFYVAAESIAGTQKNISKTNLLPDRIIAGFLDVRTPGSTSRVDIQKAKSDGYNVVVIAYGEVYGTDIGLYTSSPTSIQTIIDKVRQAKKSGMKVLLAVGGVPNTFHPGVSKTDIEPKVFGKKMTEAQINTLANNIVNFLHKNNIDGIVYSFRKFTSADFINQLSLDIKKLDSKIVIVAEPQVNDYKLVTTGKSNDYDKVIQNGYIDYLFIQEYDTYPEYEPGFIADSYSRIVNSLHIPIHTKILIGEPTNAVSGGTNTVYHPEGNATLSLTTEQAVKLMLPQFEKLKFKPRFAGVTGWSLNTDYAADLYGDSEHSSGAFAKSLRECIYNNACAQVDKTIKGPVIAGILPLWAKSSSYDTVGKQINTTPVDIAMPKTKEYCEQNPEVCEYNVIIAAYATYIHGKGFELSFGEKNRGSDRLYSPEELKEFIGYMESKGKHVIVSIGGESSHIDWQAVNFDNLASVVKEYGFDGVNFNLPHSAIPKNDKTVEIAAMKISSLISSLRKNNKQFWLTFSPEWEYIVAPLAKNGEDNLYRESGYVELLDAIGMDKINYLFVSTFSGKPSEGIIGFDKNVNNDYGKISPIDGYDKFIASLAWALTTQDGFKVNKPKYSKIDKPIVISPEKLVFVIPATQGAVHGGKIYVLSESKINRAVTLMKENKASFAGFAIWSMDFDASNIKLEDLSDDYKHKPWSTTNIIASIKLPAVLSNIYMDSQDDSVNKRSIQPQKYIGDTHIIRYPYNIGTYDADTIVSFAGKMYKCKSMLEIKLCNDDAYIPNGLYGDLAWQELKSNNTKKSSKNKKYKLKAGEVANYPKGMGSYKVGQIVLAEGREFECQKERYCNDLSYSPMNKKGFLAWSNITNDITHVAADRQEIKPSGAEYIYPYSIEDYKGGTVVAVGNDLYRCNIGPESSLCTMSAYKPTGKYGTDAWTKISDR encoded by the coding sequence ATGAAAAGATTTTTTACTCTGGTTGTATTTTGCTTTTTGACTATACCTTTTTATGTAGCTGCAGAGTCTATTGCAGGAACACAAAAAAATATTTCTAAAACGAATCTGCTTCCAGATAGAATCATAGCAGGATTTTTGGATGTTAGAACACCTGGCTCTACCTCTAGAGTCGATATTCAGAAGGCAAAGAGTGATGGGTATAATGTTGTTGTTATTGCTTATGGTGAGGTATATGGTACTGACATAGGTCTTTATACTTCTAGTCCTACATCGATACAGACTATCATAGATAAAGTTAGACAAGCTAAAAAATCTGGAATGAAAGTGTTACTAGCAGTGGGAGGTGTTCCAAATACATTTCATCCTGGCGTAAGTAAAACAGATATTGAGCCAAAAGTTTTTGGTAAAAAAATGACAGAAGCTCAAATTAACACTTTAGCAAATAATATTGTTAATTTTTTACATAAAAATAATATTGATGGAATTGTTTATAGTTTTAGAAAGTTTACTTCAGCAGATTTTATTAATCAGCTTTCTCTTGACATCAAGAAACTGGATTCAAAAATTGTAATTGTTGCAGAGCCTCAAGTAAATGACTATAAGCTAGTGACAACGGGTAAGAGTAATGACTATGATAAAGTCATCCAGAATGGATATATAGATTATTTATTTATTCAAGAGTATGATACATATCCTGAATATGAACCTGGCTTTATAGCTGATAGCTATTCAAGAATTGTCAATAGCCTGCATATCCCAATTCATACTAAAATTTTGATAGGTGAGCCAACAAATGCAGTTTCAGGAGGAACAAATACAGTATATCATCCTGAAGGAAATGCTACTTTGTCATTAACAACTGAGCAGGCTGTTAAACTCATGTTGCCCCAGTTTGAGAAGCTTAAGTTTAAACCAAGGTTCGCAGGGGTAACAGGCTGGTCTCTAAATACTGACTATGCCGCTGATTTATATGGAGATTCTGAGCATAGTTCAGGAGCATTTGCTAAGAGTCTTAGAGAGTGTATTTATAATAATGCTTGTGCACAAGTCGATAAAACAATAAAAGGTCCAGTTATCGCAGGAATTTTACCCTTATGGGCTAAAAGTAGCTCTTATGATACTGTTGGTAAGCAGATTAATACAACCCCTGTAGATATAGCTATGCCAAAAACTAAAGAGTATTGTGAGCAAAACCCCGAAGTATGTGAGTATAATGTGATAATAGCAGCATATGCAACATATATACACGGGAAAGGGTTTGAGCTTTCATTTGGTGAAAAAAATAGGGGCTCAGATAGATTGTATAGCCCAGAAGAGCTTAAAGAGTTTATTGGCTATATGGAGTCAAAAGGAAAGCATGTTATTGTTTCGATTGGCGGAGAATCTTCTCATATTGATTGGCAAGCTGTGAATTTTGATAATTTAGCTAGTGTTGTTAAAGAATATGGTTTTGATGGTGTAAACTTCAATTTACCACATTCAGCTATTCCAAAGAATGACAAAACAGTTGAAATTGCAGCTATGAAAATAAGTAGCTTAATATCAAGTCTTAGGAAAAATAATAAGCAGTTTTGGTTAACTTTCTCACCTGAGTGGGAATATATTGTTGCGCCATTAGCAAAAAATGGTGAAGATAACTTGTATAGAGAGAGTGGTTATGTTGAGTTATTAGATGCTATTGGTATGGATAAAATAAATTACCTGTTTGTAAGTACTTTCTCAGGGAAGCCATCTGAGGGAATTATAGGGTTTGATAAAAATGTTAATAATGATTATGGTAAGATTTCACCAATTGATGGTTATGATAAGTTTATAGCTTCGCTTGCTTGGGCACTGACGACTCAAGATGGTTTCAAAGTAAATAAGCCTAAATATAGTAAAATAGATAAACCTATTGTTATATCTCCCGAAAAGCTTGTTTTTGTTATTCCTGCTACACAGGGTGCTGTTCATGGAGGAAAGATATATGTGTTATCAGAATCTAAAATAAATCGAGCAGTCACATTGATGAAAGAAAATAAGGCATCATTTGCAGGATTCGCTATTTGGAGTATGGACTTTGATGCAAGTAATATTAAATTAGAAGATTTGAGTGATGATTATAAACATAAGCCTTGGAGTACTACTAATATAATAGCTAGTATTAAATTGCCAGCAGTACTTTCGAATATTTATATGGATAGTCAGGATGATAGTGTAAATAAACGCTCTATACAGCCACAAAAGTATATTGGAGATACACATATTATTAGGTATCCATATAACATCGGAACTTATGATGCTGATACTATAGTAAGTTTTGCGGGTAAGATGTATAAATGTAAGTCTATGCTAGAAATTAAGCTTTGTAATGATGATGCTTATATTCCTAATGGTTTATATGGCGATCTTGCATGGCAAGAGCTTAAGTCGAATAATACTAAAAAGTCTTCAAAAAACAAGAAATATAAATTAAAAGCAGGTGAGGTAGCTAATTATCCAAAGGGAATGGGAAGTTATAAGGTTGGGCAAATAGTGCTAGCTGAAGGAAGAGAGTTTGAATGTCAGAAAGAAAGGTACTGTAATGACTTATCCTATAGTCCCATGAATAAGAAAGGATTTTTGGCATGGAGTAATATTACAAATGATATCACTCATGTTGCAGCAGATAGACAGGAGATTAAACCTAGCGGTGCTGAGTATATTTATCCATATAGTATTGAAGACTATAAGGGAGGCACCGTAGTCGCTGTAGGTAATGATTTATACAGATGTAATATCGGTCCTGAGTCAAGCTTGTGTACCATGAGTGCATATAAGCCAACAGGTAAATATGGCACAGATGCTTGGACAAAGATAAGTGATAGATGA
- a CDS encoding F0F1 ATP synthase subunit epsilon → MTKKYLKVDVVSPQGSVFKGEADIVSLRGSAGEMGIAYGHTELLSTLPAGVVNIRKDEHTDVLYVSGGIVEVTPTRVTIMVDDMERAENLNQAEAEKARKRAQEALKKPDASKLDIEAATKRLQEADARLKALNSSKGLYYSKDD, encoded by the coding sequence ATGACAAAAAAATACCTAAAAGTTGATGTTGTTAGTCCTCAAGGTTCAGTATTTAAAGGTGAGGCTGATATTGTAAGTCTTCGCGGATCTGCTGGAGAGATGGGTATAGCGTATGGACATACTGAACTTTTATCTACTCTCCCTGCGGGTGTTGTAAATATAAGAAAAGATGAACATACTGATGTGCTATATGTTTCAGGTGGCATTGTTGAAGTTACTCCTACTCGCGTTACAATTATGGTTGACGATATGGAAAGGGCTGAAAATTTAAATCAAGCAGAAGCAGAGAAAGCTAGGAAGCGAGCACAAGAAGCTCTTAAGAAGCCAGATGCTTCTAAGCTTGATATTGAAGCTGCGACAAAAAGGCTTCAAGAGGCTGATGCTCGTCTTAAGGCGCTTAATTCTTCTAAAGGATTATATTACTCAAAAGACGACTAA
- the atpD gene encoding F0F1 ATP synthase subunit beta has product MSTGKIIQVIGAVIDVEFSRDNTPKVYDALNVNETGLVLEVQQQIGDGVVRTIAMGSSDGLRRGMVVENTNAPISVPVGQGTLGRIMNVLGEPIDEAGPVQYTETRSIHQAPPAYDELALSTEILETGIKVVDLICPFAKGGKVGLFGGAGVGKTVTMMELINNIAKEHSGYSVFAGVGERTREGNDFYYEMKDSNVLDKVALVYGQMNEPPGNRLRVALSGLTIAEGFRDEKRDVLMFIDNIYRYTLAGTEVSALLGRMPSAVGYQPTLAAEMGALQERITSTKTGSITSVQAVYVPADDLTDPSPATTFSHLDATIVLSRQIAELGIYPAVDPLDSTSRQLDPLVVGQEHYETARAVQKVLQRYKELKDIIAILGMDELSDEDKKTVDRARKIQRFLSQPFHVAEVFTGNPGKFVSLKDTVASFKAIVNGEYDHLPEQAFYMVGSIQEAIEKAKTL; this is encoded by the coding sequence ATGAGTACAGGTAAAATTATTCAAGTAATTGGTGCTGTTATTGATGTAGAGTTTTCTCGAGATAACACTCCAAAAGTATATGATGCTTTAAATGTAAATGAAACAGGTTTAGTGCTAGAAGTACAACAACAGATTGGTGATGGCGTAGTACGTACTATCGCTATGGGTTCTAGTGATGGTTTAAGACGCGGAATGGTTGTGGAAAACACAAATGCTCCAATCTCTGTGCCAGTAGGTCAAGGTACTTTAGGTCGTATTATGAACGTATTAGGTGAGCCTATCGATGAGGCTGGACCTGTTCAATACACAGAGACAAGATCTATACACCAAGCTCCTCCTGCTTATGATGAGCTTGCACTAAGTACTGAAATATTAGAAACAGGTATCAAAGTAGTTGATCTTATTTGTCCATTTGCAAAAGGTGGTAAAGTAGGCCTCTTCGGTGGTGCTGGTGTTGGTAAGACAGTTACAATGATGGAGCTTATCAACAACATTGCTAAAGAGCATAGTGGATATTCTGTATTTGCTGGTGTTGGTGAAAGAACTCGTGAAGGTAACGACTTCTACTATGAAATGAAAGACTCTAATGTATTAGATAAAGTTGCCTTGGTATATGGTCAGATGAATGAGCCACCAGGAAACAGATTAAGAGTGGCTCTTAGTGGTCTAACAATTGCTGAAGGTTTCCGTGACGAGAAGCGCGATGTCTTGATGTTTATTGATAACATTTATAGATATACTCTTGCCGGCACAGAAGTATCAGCACTACTAGGACGTATGCCATCAGCAGTTGGTTACCAGCCAACACTTGCTGCTGAGATGGGTGCTTTACAAGAGCGTATTACATCTACTAAGACAGGTTCTATTACATCAGTTCAGGCTGTATATGTACCAGCAGATGACTTAACGGATCCATCACCAGCTACAACATTCTCACACTTAGATGCGACTATTGTATTATCGCGTCAAATTGCAGAGTTAGGTATTTATCCAGCTGTAGATCCACTAGACTCAACTTCTAGACAGTTAGATCCACTAGTAGTTGGACAGGAGCATTATGAAACTGCTCGTGCTGTACAGAAAGTACTTCAAAGGTATAAAGAGCTGAAAGATATCATTGCTATTCTTGGTATGGATGAATTATCTGACGAAGATAAGAAAACAGTTGATAGAGCTCGTAAGATTCAAAGATTCTTATCCCAGCCATTCCATGTTGCTGAAGTATTTACTGGTAACCCTGGTAAGTTTGTGTCACTTAAAGATACTGTAGCGAGTTTTAAAGCTATAGTTAATGGTGAGTATGATCACTTACCTGAGCAAGCTTTCTATATGGTTGGTTCAATTCAAGAAGCAATTGAGAAGGCAAAAACTCTATAA
- a CDS encoding F0F1 ATP synthase subunit gamma encodes MSNAREIKSKVSSVKNTQKITGAMELVAASKMRGAIVKMNNVRPYVESANTIIKNVTSASIDYPNPYLFDREVKRVGYIVTSTDRGLCGGLNINLFKHVLKNIKKNVEDRVEIDVCVIGSKAASFFAKLKDVNVVATAHYNDKDKEGSIRAISGAVKVMLDKFTAGEIDRLYMSSNEFVSTIKQKPRLQTLLPIQDIFTEEELKENKKNASKGHWDYIYERDIEEVLNALCIRYIEAQVRGAILENAACEQAARMMAMKNATDNASDIIDQLKLDYNKVRQAMITQELAEICSGAAAV; translated from the coding sequence ATGTCTAACGCTAGAGAAATAAAATCCAAGGTATCGAGTGTTAAAAATACACAAAAGATCACTGGTGCTATGGAATTAGTTGCGGCTAGTAAGATGAGAGGAGCTATTGTTAAGATGAACAATGTTCGCCCTTATGTTGAAAGTGCAAATACTATTATCAAAAATGTTACATCTGCAAGTATAGATTATCCGAACCCTTATCTATTCGATAGAGAAGTTAAGAGGGTTGGCTATATAGTTACATCTACTGATAGAGGCCTATGTGGTGGGCTTAATATTAACTTGTTTAAGCATGTTCTTAAAAATATCAAAAAGAATGTTGAAGATAGAGTTGAGATTGATGTCTGCGTAATTGGTTCAAAAGCAGCAAGCTTTTTTGCAAAGCTAAAAGATGTAAATGTAGTGGCTACAGCTCATTATAACGATAAAGATAAAGAAGGCAGTATTAGGGCTATTAGCGGAGCTGTTAAAGTGATGTTAGACAAGTTTACTGCTGGTGAGATAGATAGACTATATATGAGTAGTAACGAGTTTGTTAGTACAATTAAGCAAAAGCCAAGATTGCAAACGCTATTACCTATACAAGATATCTTCACAGAAGAAGAGCTAAAAGAAAACAAAAAAAATGCTTCTAAAGGTCATTGGGACTATATCTATGAGAGGGATATAGAAGAAGTATTAAATGCTCTGTGTATTAGGTATATCGAAGCTCAAGTTAGAGGCGCAATATTGGAAAATGCAGCATGTGAGCAAGCAGCTCGTATGATGGCTATGAAAAATGCAACTGATAATGCTAGTGATATTATTGATCAGTTAAAATTAGATTACAACAAGGTAAGACAAGCTATGATTACCCAAGAGCTTGCGGAAATTTGTTCAGGTGCGGCAGCAGTTTAG